CCGGCGATGTCTGCGAAGTCGTGGCCGGCACGCGCAACGGCTGCGCCTCGGTGGCGTTCGACCGTTCGGGCCGGTTCCAGGGCGGCTCCGGCCCGGACACCACTGCGTCCAACGCGGACGCCCTGGCCAAGCTGGGCGCGCCCAACGGACGAATCAAAGCCTCACATTGCTCGTCCTGAAAACGCCAGGACAGCGGGGCGCCAATGACGAGATGGACACCGCGATTTCGGCTATCGTTCACATAAGTCGTCCACGACTTGCCGCCGATTGGCCCGCGCTTAGAGGGGAGGCCATGACTCGCCTGAAGGCCGGTTTTGCGACGCGGTCGACCGCCTGCGCGATCGCCCTGTTCACGGGCGCACTGGCCTGCGCGACACCGGCAGCGGCGGACGACGACGCCGACGATGCGTTCCTCGCCGGCCTCGACCGGGGCGGGATCACGATGTTCGACGACGACGATGCGATCGCGACGGCCCATGCGGTGTGCTCCAGCATCGAAACGAACCCGAACGTGTCGATGCTGGCCATCAAACTGACGAAGCAAACGCCCATGACTGCGAAGCAATCTGGATACTTCATCGGCCTTTCGGTGGCCAGCTACT
The sequence above is drawn from the Mycobacterium marseillense genome and encodes:
- a CDS encoding DUF732 domain-containing protein, whose amino-acid sequence is MTRLKAGFATRSTACAIALFTGALACATPAAADDDADDAFLAGLDRGGITMFDDDDAIATAHAVCSSIETNPNVSMLAIKLTKQTPMTAKQSGYFIGLSVASYCPEYRDDVDPSMGWLIPPPIL